One Archangium violaceum genomic window, CACCCACATCAACTACGCCTTCGTCCTGCCCACGGCGCAGGGAGGGCTGACGGGGTTGAGCAGTGGGGACGCCCGCCTGCGCTCGCTCGTCGACACGGCGCACGCACGGGGCGTCAAGGTGCTCATCGCCGTGGGTGGCTGGATGGACGGCAACGACTCGCCCTTCGAGCAGCTGGCCGCCAACGCGAGCACCCGCGCCACCTTCATCAACAACGTGGTGGCCTTCGTGGAGCAGGCCGGCCTGGACGGCGTGGACATCGACTGGGAGTGGCCGGATCCGGGGACGTCGGCCCAGAACTTCGGGACGTTGATGCGGGAGCTGGGCACGGCGCTCCATTCCCGCGGCAAGCTGCTCACCGCCGCCGTCGTGGCCATGAACACGGAGGGCATTCCCAGCTCGGCCTTCGCCGACGTGGATTTCCTCAACATCATGGCCTACGACTGGGGCTACCCCCACTCGACGTATGATCTCGCCGCCCAGTCGCTGAACTATTGGATCGGCCGCGGGCTGCCCAAGGACAAGGCGGTGCTGGGTGTTCCCTTCTACGGCCGCTCCCCGTCGGCGGACCTCACCTATGCCCAGCTCGTCGCGATGGACGCGCAGGCCCCCAACAAGGACCAGGTCGGCGATTTCCATTACAACGGAATTCCCACCATCCAGGCCAAGGCCCGGCTGGCGGCGCAGCAGGGCGGTGGCGTGATGATCTGGGAGCTCACCCAGGACACCACGGACTCGACCTCGCTGCTGCGGGCCATCTCCCAGGTCCTCGATGGTGGTGGCGGCAACCAGGCGCCGTCCGCCAGCCTCACCTCGCCCGCGAACGGAGCGTCCTTCAGCGCCGGGAGCACCCTCACCCTCACCGCGAACGCCTCGGACACGGATGGCAGCATCGCCCGGGTGGAGTTCTTCGCCGGCACCACGAAGCTGGGCGAGGACACCTCCGCGCCCTACAGCCTCACCTGGAGCAACGTGGCGGCCGGGAGCTACACACTGACGGTCCGGGCCACGGACAACGGCGGCGCGAGCACCACCTCCCCGGCCATCTCCATCTCCGTCACGGGCACCGGTGGCGACTCCTGCGCCGGAGTCCCCGCGTGGAGCCCCACCCAGGTCTATGTGAGGGACGACAAGGCCACCTACGGCGGCAAGCTGTGGCGCGCGAAGTGGTGGACCCAGAACGAGGTTCCGGGCGCCGCCGAGTGGGGCCCCTGGGAGTCGATCGGCGGTTGCTGAGGCGGTCACACGGGGTGTAATCCCTGGCACGCGGGGCGAAGGGGCACCGCGATGACGCGGTGCCCGGGAGAAGGCTCGCAAGGCAGTGTGGATTCACATGTCTGGGTTTTCCTGCCACGGACCTACGTCAGCGGCCGGGTCTGAATGCGCTTCTGATCACTGGACAGGCTCGACACGCTGTAACCTGTTCGAGCCTCTCCATTTGTCGGGAGGCATTCCCCCCAAGGTGATCGCATGAACAGGACGTCCCGGTTGTCGCTGTTGCTGGCGGGTCTGCTCCCCATGGCCAGCGGTTGTGGAGAGAGCACGGGCCCGGTGGCCCCCGCCTCGCATTCCCACGCGAAGGCACTCGGCACGGCCTCGTCCCAGTGGACGCTCAATGCCCCCATGAACATCCCGCGTGGGAGCGCACACGCCACGGCGCTGCTGGGCTCGGGCCTGGTGCTGGCGGTGGGCGGCTCGGTCTCGAGGTCGGCCAACGTGCAGGTCGCGGAGGTGTACAACCCCTACCTGGACACCTGGACCTCCATGGGTTCCCTGAACGAGCCACGCGGGAGCCCCAGCGCCACCCGGCTCGAATCGGGTCTGGTGCTGGTGGCCGGCGGACAGAACAGCGTCGGGCCCGACCTGAAGACCGCGGAGTTGTACGACCCCGAAACGGGCACCTTCAGCCCTACCGGCTCGATGGAGGTGGGACGCTCCCTCCACACTTCCACGCTGCTCGATTCAGGCAAGGTGCTGGTCACCGGCGGGCAGACGAGCTCTGGCTTCACCCAGACCGCGGAGGTGTACGATCCCACCACGGGCACGTGGTCGTCCGCGGGCACCCTGAGCTCGAGCGGATTCTTCCAGGCCGCGGTGAAGCTCTACTCCGGTGAGGTGCTGTTGACGGGAAGCACCTCCGGGGTGAACGCGGAGATCTACAACCCCGCCACGAATACCTGGAGGCTGGTGGCCCAACTGCCGCAACCCCGCGCGTTCCACACCGCGACGCTGCTCTATTCCGGCCAGGTGATGGTAGCGGGCGGCAACACCGACGAAGGCGCCTCCACGTCGGTGTACCTGTATGACCCGAACAGCGACCAGTGGACGCCGGCGGCGCCCATGAACCGGGCGCGCAGGTATCACACCGCGACGCTGCTCTACTCCGGCCAGGTGCTGGTGGCGGGCCCGACCGACAGTGAGGGCGCCGAGCTGTACGATCCGGGAACCAATACGTGGACCCTGTTGGGAGATGCCCAGGTGCCCTACTCCCCGACCGCGACCCTGCTGCACACCGGAGAGGTGCTGCTCACGGGGGATACGACCACCCGCTTCACACCCGAGAGCCCGGAGTCCCCGTAGGACCGCGGGATCGGCTGCCGAGGCGCTGGCACCACCCGGGGCTGTCGACACGGTGACAGCCGCCACGGCTCGACGGGAGGAAGGGCGGCACGCGTCCCATCCTCCCGGGAGCCCCACGTTAGGATGCGGGCATGGCCGAGTGCCCCGTCGCCCCTGCCTCATCGTCCGCGAATGCCGCGTTGGATCCTTCCGATCCGCTCCTCGCCCTCAACGAGGCCTTCCGCGGCGCCTACGCCGAACGCCGGAAGGCCGTCCTCGACGGCATGGGCCCGGTCATCGCCCAGATCGATGATCTGCTCATCCTCCGGCGCGGCGGCCAGCGCTTCGAGGGCCCCGCGCGCACCCGGCGCTACCACGAGCTCAAGGCGATCGACCACCTTCCCCTCGCGCTCCACGTGCTCCTGGCGGACCGGCATGGCGCGCTCGACGAGCCCATGCGGGGCCAGCTCACCAGCATCCAGCAGCTCATCACCACGGCGGCGGAGAGCCTCGAGCGCCGGGACTTCACCCCGGAACAACTCGCGCGCCAGCGCCGCATCCTCGAGGCCTCGCTCGCGCTCGTCGAGCAGGTGCTCGCCGGCAACGGCTTCGCGCCCGAGGCGCTCGCCGCCTACACCCGCGCGCAAATCCCAGACATCCTGAGCAACGCGGAGGACGCGGCGCGAGATCAGATCGAAACCATGCACGCCACGATCGAGGCCTGGAAGCAGCAGATGACGCCCGAGGAGCGGGCCCAGCTGCGCGCGGTGGTGTCGACGGCTCACATGTCCCGTCCCGGGAACGTGGCCATGCAGTACTTCTCCGTCACCCTGGGCGAGACGTGGGAGGGGCGCTTCGACCAGGAGGATCTCCAGCCGGGCAAGCGCGTGCTGGCCGCCGAGGCGTCCTTCGACGAAGCCGCGGCCTTCGAGCTGCTCGCCACCCACGCGCTCGATAGCAGCGTGGGCACCCGCTTCTTCGGCGAGGAGATCCGCTTGGAGCGCGACCTGCTCGCGGATGGGGCCGAGCGGATCCTCGCCGAGATGTTCCACAAGGAGCCCGAGCCGCCAGCACCGCCGCCCGTCAAGGCGACGTAGGCCCCCACCTACAGCGTGAAGCGGTTCTCCGCGGTCTTCTCACCCTTGCGATCGAAGACCTGGACGAGCAGCTCGGGCTCGTTCCAGGTGACGCGCGTGAAGTTGCTCTTCCCCGTGTAGCCACCGCTGCGCGTCACCACGAAGTCCGCCTGTCCATCGAGGATGCCCTCCGTCTCGAACATGCCGAACGGCGGCACGAAGATGGGCGCGTTGAACGCCGAGGACACGATCGACAGGATGTGGAAGTCCGGCCGCGACGTGCTCCGCAGCTCGCTCCAGAAGGACACGTGCACGTCCCCCGAGAGGAACACCACGCGCTTCACTCCCTCGTCGCGCATGAACTCCAGCAGCTTCTGGCGTTGCAGGAGGAAGCCCGCCCACTTGTCCTTGCGCTCCCACTCCATGGAGCCCGACAGCTTCACGTCCGGGAAGAAGGGCACCGGCGAGCCCACGAACTTCAATCCCTCACGGTCCTCCAGCAGCCATTGTTTGAAGGCCTCGAGCTGCGCCGCGCCAATGATTTCCGGCGGCGCCGACAGGTAGGAGCGCTCGGTGCGCGTGTCCATCATGAAGAAGCGCGCCGGGCCGGTCCGGAAGTGATACCAATAGCCCTGCAAGGCATTGGTCCGCTCCGGTTGTCCCTCGCGCACCAACGCGGGCCCGTGCACCACCTGGTAGGAGCGGTAGGCCATCATCGCCCCGAAGTAGCGTGTCTTGTTGAGGACCCGCTCGTCCTGCGAGAGCTTCGGATCGTACATGCGATCCGCGCTCCAGTTGTCGCAGATCTCATGATCGTCGAGGATCATGTACGTCGGCACGCGGGACATGAGCGAGCGCAGCCCGGGCCGACGGAAGCTGATGCGGTAGTTGGCGCAGTAGTCGCGCCAGATCCGATCCGTGCGGCCGACGTCGCCGTAGACCTGATCGCCCAGCATCAGCAGCGCGTCCGTGCGCACGCCCTTGTCGAGCTGCGACTGGATGGTGCGGAAGATACGGTCTCCCCGGTCATCCTGTGCGTCCACGCCTTCCGAGTCCGTCATCGTCCCGGGATGACGGCACGAGCCGAACACGAACGACAGCGGCCCGGGGCCCGGACGCCGCGCGGTGCGGAAGGAGCCGGTGCTCGCCTGGGACAGATCGACGCCCTGGGGCGGGAGGAGCTGGAAGGGCTCGGCATCCGCGTGGAAGAAGCCCATGCGGTAGTCATAGGCCCGTCCCGGCTCCAGCCCGCTGAAGTCCACGCTCCCCGTGAAGTCGTCCTCGGGTAGCAGCTTGAAGTAGCGCGCCTGCAGCACCGTCCTGGAGCCGGCCTCGAGGATCTGCGCGATGCCGTGACACCGTCGCGGATAGCCCACCGTCCGCTGCGCGTCTCCTCGTCCCCACAGGCGCACCGTCGTGTCCGTGGTGTGTCCCACGATGGGCCCCACCGTCACCGCGTTCGCCATGCTCACTGGCATCGTGTGTCCCTTTCCCAGTCCCGTGTCACCCGGTTCCCGCACGTCCACGGCAGTCCGGGTGGGCATGATCGTCCATCATGCCGCACGCGTCTGTCATCCGTCCGTCGAACCGCCGACGCTCGCTCGCGAGAGGCATTGAACGGGTCGTCGCACCGCGTTAGCTCCCCGCCCATGCGCGCCATCGTCACTCCCCGATTCGGTGGACCTGAGTCGTTCGAGGTCCGCGACGTCCCCACTCCCACCGCCGGCCCCGGCCAGGTGCTCGTCCGGGTCATCGCCTCCGGCACCAATCCCGTGGATGCCAAGCTGCGTCAGGATGGCACCTGGGCCGGGCTCCAGCCCCCCGTGGTGCTCGGCTATGACGCCTCCGGTGTCATCGAGCAGGTGGGCCCCGGCGTCACCGATTTCAAGCCCGGCGACGAGGTCTTCTACACGCCGGAGATCTTCCACAATCCGCTGGGCACCTACGCCGAGCTCAATGTCGTGGGTACCGGCATCATCGCCCGCAAGCCCCAGGGCCTCTCGCACGAGGAGGCCGCCGCCATCCCGCTGGCCTGTGGCACCGCGTGGGACGCGCTCGTGCGGCGGCTGCAGGTGCGCGTCGGGGAGACGGTGCTCATCCATGGGGGCTCGGGCGGAGTGGGCTCGTTCGCCGTGCAGATCGCGAAGGCCATGGGCGCCCGGGTGATCGCCACCGCTGGCGCAGGCAACCAGGAGACGCTGCGTCAGCTCGGCGCCGACCTGGCCATCGACTACCAGCGCGAGGACGTGGCCCGGATCGCCCTGCGCGAGACGGGTGGCCAGGGCGTGGATGCCGTCTTCGACACGGTGGGCAAGAACGTCATCCCCAGCATCCCCGCGACCCGTCCCTTCGGACGCATCGCCACCATCCTCGGGTTCAGCGGCGATGTCTCCGCCTTCTACCCGCGCAACATCACGCTGCACGGCGTCTTCCTCACGCGCGAGCGGCGCCGGCTGGAGGAGATGACTCCCCTCATCGAGCGCAAGCAGGTCCGTCCCCTCGTCGAGCGAGTGATCCCGCTCGAGCAGGTCGCCGAGGCCCACCGCCGGCTCGACTCGGGGCACGGGCGCGGGAAGCTGGTGCTGTCCGTGGCCCGGAAGTGAGGCGTCATCCCCAAGTTCTCCACAAGCATCATCAAGGAGGCCGTCGCCAACGGGCGGCTCACCGCGCGCACCGAGACCCCGGAGGCCTACTGGGCGAAACGCTCCGCCCTGCCGTGGAACTGAAGGAAGAAGGAAGTGGATTTCCGTCTATTTTTGAACCTACAACTGTAGTGATTATGAGACCGCCGCTTCAACCGTGGCTTTGGTGGGGTCGCGTCGCTCATGCTGGGGGATTCAGAAGGCGAATCCGAGAGCGTGAGCCTTGGCCGCGTGAAGTTCCCGAAGGCGTGGCCCCGTCGCCCAACGGGGGCGGTGTGAGCCCCAGCCGTGCTGCTCTCGTCCGAACGTTGGCAATGGTCTCCAGACCTTCTTCCCGCAGGAAATGTCCTCGGCGGATGCGACGCAACCGGCGTTCCGCTTTCTCCATCATGACCCAG contains:
- a CDS encoding zinc-dependent alcohol dehydrogenase family protein, producing MRAIVTPRFGGPESFEVRDVPTPTAGPGQVLVRVIASGTNPVDAKLRQDGTWAGLQPPVVLGYDASGVIEQVGPGVTDFKPGDEVFYTPEIFHNPLGTYAELNVVGTGIIARKPQGLSHEEAAAIPLACGTAWDALVRRLQVRVGETVLIHGGSGGVGSFAVQIAKAMGARVIATAGAGNQETLRQLGADLAIDYQREDVARIALRETGGQGVDAVFDTVGKNVIPSIPATRPFGRIATILGFSGDVSAFYPRNITLHGVFLTRERRRLEEMTPLIERKQVRPLVERVIPLEQVAEAHRRLDSGHGRGKLVLSVARK
- a CDS encoding glycosyl hydrolase family 18 protein encodes the protein MLNASALRHLALGAVFLTTLAACSGASDTPSGLEEPTATSEGRASATRVVGYFPTWRGDVNAIQYDKLTHINYAFVLPTAQGGLTGLSSGDARLRSLVDTAHARGVKVLIAVGGWMDGNDSPFEQLAANASTRATFINNVVAFVEQAGLDGVDIDWEWPDPGTSAQNFGTLMRELGTALHSRGKLLTAAVVAMNTEGIPSSAFADVDFLNIMAYDWGYPHSTYDLAAQSLNYWIGRGLPKDKAVLGVPFYGRSPSADLTYAQLVAMDAQAPNKDQVGDFHYNGIPTIQAKARLAAQQGGGVMIWELTQDTTDSTSLLRAISQVLDGGGGNQAPSASLTSPANGASFSAGSTLTLTANASDTDGSIARVEFFAGTTKLGEDTSAPYSLTWSNVAAGSYTLTVRATDNGGASTTSPAISISVTGTGGDSCAGVPAWSPTQVYVRDDKATYGGKLWRAKWWTQNEVPGAAEWGPWESIGGC
- a CDS encoding alkaline phosphatase D family protein; protein product: MPTRTAVDVREPGDTGLGKGHTMPVSMANAVTVGPIVGHTTDTTVRLWGRGDAQRTVGYPRRCHGIAQILEAGSRTVLQARYFKLLPEDDFTGSVDFSGLEPGRAYDYRMGFFHADAEPFQLLPPQGVDLSQASTGSFRTARRPGPGPLSFVFGSCRHPGTMTDSEGVDAQDDRGDRIFRTIQSQLDKGVRTDALLMLGDQVYGDVGRTDRIWRDYCANYRISFRRPGLRSLMSRVPTYMILDDHEICDNWSADRMYDPKLSQDERVLNKTRYFGAMMAYRSYQVVHGPALVREGQPERTNALQGYWYHFRTGPARFFMMDTRTERSYLSAPPEIIGAAQLEAFKQWLLEDREGLKFVGSPVPFFPDVKLSGSMEWERKDKWAGFLLQRQKLLEFMRDEGVKRVVFLSGDVHVSFWSELRSTSRPDFHILSIVSSAFNAPIFVPPFGMFETEGILDGQADFVVTRSGGYTGKSNFTRVTWNEPELLVQVFDRKGEKTAENRFTL
- a CDS encoding Kelch repeat-containing protein, which translates into the protein MNRTSRLSLLLAGLLPMASGCGESTGPVAPASHSHAKALGTASSQWTLNAPMNIPRGSAHATALLGSGLVLAVGGSVSRSANVQVAEVYNPYLDTWTSMGSLNEPRGSPSATRLESGLVLVAGGQNSVGPDLKTAELYDPETGTFSPTGSMEVGRSLHTSTLLDSGKVLVTGGQTSSGFTQTAEVYDPTTGTWSSAGTLSSSGFFQAAVKLYSGEVLLTGSTSGVNAEIYNPATNTWRLVAQLPQPRAFHTATLLYSGQVMVAGGNTDEGASTSVYLYDPNSDQWTPAAPMNRARRYHTATLLYSGQVLVAGPTDSEGAELYDPGTNTWTLLGDAQVPYSPTATLLHTGEVLLTGDTTTRFTPESPESP